The proteins below come from a single Caulobacter segnis ATCC 21756 genomic window:
- a CDS encoding TonB-dependent receptor plug domain-containing protein: MRYRVLLLAAASLTAFSATAQAQTATPPADDTAVEQIVVTGSRVARSRLDTISPVDVVDSKALTRQGTPELAQALANLAPSIDFPRPAVTDGTDSVRPATLRGLAPDQTLVLLNGRRAHTSALVNINGSIGRGSAPFDLNTIPTAALSSVEILREGAAAQYGSDAIAGVINLRLREASSGGGASASYGVYNTKVKTTRDPDGRKANDGPVYSASVWQGFSLPNDGFLTLTGEYSYRNPTNRADLDPRVTPNKVTGIFGDPQVETKTIYANFGLSLNDAWKLYGLAGYQNRKGESAAFPRLADNANNYVSVYPNGYVPKITTDIDDYNLAFGAKGEVAGFTVDAGVNYGNNKVAYGTINSLNASLGPTSPTRFKDGSMQYGQWVANLDFTRPLELFNFAKPSTLAFGVEYRDESYKIRAGENASWANGGNGKGAGAQGFPGFRPSNEVDVSRNATSLYADLDNQITDKFAVDLAVRYEDYSDFGSTTTGKIAARYDLTDSFAIRGAYSSGFRAPALQQQYFTTTSINIIGGAAVDVGTFPATSATAAVLGAKPLEPEKSKNYSFGAVFRKGPFELTVDAYQIDIDNRIVLSENIQGSATGTATQRAIYTLLQPFGVTTARFFINGVDTRTKGVDVVGRYRLETDQAGRFDFTLAANFNDTKVQRVPTTSTLSSLPVPPALFSRVNVAIFEEGTPDKKFVASSDWSKGPFSATLKGAYYGSVLVPNSNQALDYRTGAKSVWDLEGRYAFAQNVTWAVGVNNLFDTYPNKAPAAVNTTGVTAFSSFSPFGFNGRFLYTRLAYNW; this comes from the coding sequence ATGCGTTACAGAGTCTTGTTGCTGGCCGCCGCCTCGCTGACGGCCTTCTCCGCCACCGCCCAAGCCCAGACCGCCACGCCGCCCGCCGACGATACCGCCGTCGAGCAGATCGTCGTCACCGGTTCGCGCGTCGCCCGCTCGCGCCTCGACACCATTTCGCCCGTCGACGTCGTCGACAGCAAGGCGCTGACCCGCCAGGGCACGCCCGAGCTGGCCCAAGCCCTCGCCAATCTGGCGCCGTCGATCGACTTCCCTCGCCCGGCCGTGACCGACGGCACCGACTCGGTGCGTCCGGCCACCCTGCGCGGCCTCGCGCCCGACCAGACCCTGGTGCTGCTGAACGGCCGCCGAGCCCACACCTCGGCCCTGGTCAATATCAACGGCTCGATCGGCCGGGGCTCGGCCCCGTTCGACCTGAACACCATCCCGACGGCGGCGCTGTCGAGCGTCGAGATCCTGCGTGAAGGCGCGGCGGCCCAGTACGGCTCGGACGCCATCGCCGGCGTCATCAACCTGCGCCTGCGCGAAGCCAGCAGCGGCGGCGGGGCGAGCGCCAGCTACGGCGTCTACAACACCAAGGTGAAGACGACCCGCGATCCCGACGGCCGGAAGGCCAATGACGGTCCGGTCTACAGCGCCTCGGTCTGGCAGGGCTTCTCGCTGCCCAACGACGGCTTCCTGACCCTGACCGGCGAGTATTCGTACCGCAACCCGACCAACCGCGCCGACCTCGACCCGCGCGTCACGCCCAACAAGGTCACCGGCATCTTCGGCGATCCCCAGGTCGAGACCAAGACGATCTACGCCAACTTCGGGCTGTCGCTGAACGACGCCTGGAAGCTCTATGGCCTGGCTGGCTATCAGAACCGCAAGGGCGAAAGCGCCGCCTTCCCGCGCCTGGCCGACAACGCCAACAACTACGTCTCGGTCTATCCCAACGGCTACGTGCCGAAGATCACCACCGACATCGACGACTACAACCTGGCCTTCGGCGCCAAGGGCGAGGTCGCCGGCTTCACGGTCGACGCCGGCGTGAACTATGGGAACAACAAGGTCGCCTACGGCACCATCAACTCCCTGAACGCCTCGCTCGGCCCGACATCGCCCACGCGGTTCAAGGACGGATCGATGCAGTACGGCCAGTGGGTGGCCAACCTGGACTTCACTCGCCCGCTGGAGCTCTTCAACTTCGCCAAGCCCAGCACCCTGGCCTTCGGCGTCGAATATCGCGACGAGAGCTACAAGATCCGCGCCGGCGAAAACGCCTCGTGGGCCAATGGCGGCAACGGCAAGGGCGCCGGCGCGCAGGGCTTCCCGGGATTCCGTCCGTCCAACGAGGTCGACGTCAGCCGCAACGCCACCAGCCTCTACGCCGATCTCGACAACCAGATCACCGACAAGTTCGCCGTCGATCTGGCCGTGCGTTACGAGGACTATTCGGACTTCGGTTCGACCACGACCGGCAAGATCGCCGCGCGCTATGACCTGACCGACAGCTTCGCGATCCGCGGGGCCTATTCGTCGGGCTTCCGCGCTCCGGCCCTGCAGCAGCAGTACTTCACCACAACCTCGATCAACATCATCGGCGGGGCGGCGGTGGACGTCGGCACCTTCCCGGCCACCAGCGCCACGGCGGCCGTCCTAGGCGCCAAGCCGCTGGAGCCAGAAAAGTCCAAGAACTACTCGTTCGGCGCGGTCTTCCGCAAAGGCCCGTTCGAGCTCACGGTGGACGCCTATCAGATCGACATCGACAACCGGATCGTGCTCTCGGAGAATATCCAGGGCTCGGCCACCGGTACGGCCACGCAGAGAGCGATCTACACCCTGCTGCAGCCGTTCGGGGTCACCACGGCCCGGTTCTTCATCAACGGCGTGGACACCCGCACCAAGGGCGTGGACGTCGTGGGGCGCTATCGTCTGGAGACCGACCAGGCTGGTCGCTTCGACTTCACCCTGGCGGCCAACTTCAACGACACCAAGGTCCAGCGCGTGCCGACCACCAGCACGCTCTCGTCCCTGCCCGTCCCGCCCGCCCTGTTCTCGCGCGTCAACGTCGCGATCTTCGAGGAAGGCACGCCCGACAAGAAGTTCGTGGCGTCCAGCGACTGGTCGAAGGGTCCGTTCAGCGCGACCCTGAAGGGTGCCTACTACGGTTCGGTTCTGGTCCCCAACTCGAACCAGGCGCTAGACTACCGCACCGGCGCCAAGTCGGTCTGGGACCTCGAGGGCCGCTACGCCTTCGCCCAGAACGTCACCTGGGCGGTCGGCGTGAACAACCTGTTCGACACCTATCCGAACAAGGCCCCCGCGGCGGTGAACACGACCGGCGTGACGGCCTTCTCCAGCTTCTCGCCGTTCGGATTCAACGGGCGGTTCCTCTACACCCGCCTCGCCTACAACTGGTGA
- a CDS encoding replicative DNA helicase, with product MMSLVPALDLRPPIEEPTINVAPHNMEAEQALLGILLYDNAAYERLTDNLQARCFYEPFHQRLFQAVETHVRKGQLAEPILLADEFKNDPAFQELGGLRYLADLVDRAPPAANAGDYARVIFDLSLRRELIRIGGDIATAAQGAGDEKRAARDQIEAAEQQLYSLAESGAASSGFVSFGDALRGAVEMTAEAYSRDGGMSGIATDLIDLDQKIGGLHPSDLVVLAGRPSMGKTALATNIAFNIAKKYAYEIQPDGTKKTVQGGVVAFYSLEMSAEQLALRMLADASGVSGDRLRKGEIDASEFGRVRDAAMELQEAPLYIDATGGISIAKLTARARRLKRQVGLDLIVVDYLQLVTGSDLGANANRVQEVSQITMGLKALAKELACPVIALSQLSRQVEARDDKRPQLSDLRESGSIEQDADMVWFVYREAYYVGRAEPREGTPEHLTWQEEMDRLHGLAEVIIAKQRHGPIGTVRLSFNSDTTRFGNLAKDHYFAQARNIPSDE from the coding sequence ATGATGTCCCTCGTACCCGCGCTCGACCTGCGTCCGCCGATCGAAGAGCCCACGATCAACGTGGCGCCGCACAACATGGAAGCCGAGCAGGCGCTGCTCGGGATCCTCCTGTACGACAACGCCGCTTACGAGCGGCTGACCGACAACCTGCAAGCCCGCTGCTTCTACGAGCCCTTCCACCAGCGCCTGTTCCAGGCCGTCGAGACTCACGTCCGCAAAGGTCAGCTGGCCGAACCGATCCTGCTGGCCGACGAGTTCAAGAACGACCCGGCGTTCCAGGAGCTGGGCGGCCTGCGCTACCTCGCCGACCTCGTCGACCGCGCCCCGCCCGCGGCCAACGCCGGCGACTACGCCCGGGTGATCTTCGACCTGTCGCTGCGGCGCGAGCTGATCCGCATCGGCGGCGACATCGCCACGGCCGCCCAGGGCGCCGGCGACGAGAAACGCGCCGCGCGCGACCAGATCGAAGCGGCCGAACAACAGCTCTACAGCCTGGCCGAAAGCGGCGCGGCCTCGTCCGGCTTCGTGTCGTTCGGCGACGCGCTGCGCGGCGCGGTCGAGATGACCGCCGAGGCCTACAGCCGCGACGGCGGCATGTCCGGCATCGCCACCGACCTGATCGACCTCGACCAGAAGATCGGCGGCCTGCACCCGTCCGACCTCGTGGTCCTGGCCGGACGCCCGTCGATGGGTAAGACAGCCCTGGCGACCAACATCGCCTTCAACATCGCCAAGAAGTACGCCTACGAGATCCAGCCCGACGGCACCAAGAAGACCGTCCAAGGCGGGGTCGTGGCCTTCTACTCGCTGGAAATGAGCGCCGAGCAGCTCGCCTTGCGTATGCTGGCCGACGCCTCGGGCGTGTCGGGCGACCGCCTCCGCAAGGGCGAGATCGACGCGAGCGAATTCGGCCGGGTCCGCGACGCGGCCATGGAGCTGCAGGAAGCGCCGCTCTACATCGACGCCACCGGCGGCATCTCGATCGCCAAGCTGACCGCCCGCGCCCGCCGCCTGAAGCGCCAAGTGGGCCTTGATCTGATCGTGGTCGACTACCTGCAGCTGGTCACCGGTTCGGACCTTGGGGCCAACGCCAACCGGGTGCAGGAAGTCTCGCAGATCACCATGGGCCTCAAGGCCTTGGCCAAGGAGCTGGCCTGCCCGGTCATCGCGCTCTCACAGCTGTCGCGTCAGGTGGAAGCCCGCGACGACAAACGGCCCCAGCTCTCCGACCTTCGGGAATCGGGCTCGATCGAGCAGGACGCCGACATGGTCTGGTTCGTATACCGCGAGGCCTACTATGTGGGCCGCGCCGAGCCGCGCGAGGGCACGCCCGAGCACCTGACCTGGCAGGAAGAGATGGACCGCCTGCACGGCCTGGCCGAGGTGATCATCGCCAAGCAGCGCCACGGCCCGATCGGCACCGTGCGCCTGTCGTTCAACAGCGACACCACGCGCTTTGGCAATCTGGCCAAGGATCACTACTTCGCCCAGGCGCGGAACATTCCCTCGGACGAATAG